A window from Culex pipiens pallens isolate TS chromosome 3, TS_CPP_V2, whole genome shotgun sequence encodes these proteins:
- the LOC120427933 gene encoding general odorant-binding protein 45-like has product MWRLILFSITFSGTSGLTSQNSPFFTALDVCSRELFIPADRVEQYRLLFFPDDPVTHCTVRCILVQLRAWNDRTGVRHSVLQQYFSPLDPNPTDSYIRVHNCLNQVVSQCPPTDSCAQAYWSLNCYKKQFGNYFFSRDQFVPPTPFELQQSVVDCMDKLDIPRVEVLDFNWWNQTAVRFPCAGRCFLQASDLFDDRAGLVWDRLYVAFGRQEQRETFLERLYHLVEEVRTSAARSPCDVANQMIKPLQEYLLPIFGLTYLSGVHLQYDLKIV; this is encoded by the coding sequence ATGTGGCGGCTGATCTTGTTCTCGATCACTTTCTCCGGTACCAGCGGTCTGACGTCGCAGAATTCACCATTCTTCACCGCACTGGACGTGTGCTCGCGTGAACTGTTCATCCCAGCGGATCGCGTTGAGCAGTACCGGCTACTGTTCTTCCCGGATGATCCGGTAACGCACTGCACAGTGCGCTGCATCCTGGTACAGCTGCGCGCTTGGAACGATCGCACCGGAGTCCGGCACTCCGTCCTGCAGCAGTACTTCAGCCCGCTGGATCCAAACCCAACGGATTCGTACATCCGAGTGCACAACTGTCTCAACCAGGTCGTCTCCCAGTGTCCTCCCACCGATAGCTGCGCCCAGGCGTACTGGTCGCTCAACTGCTACAAGAAACAGTTCGGCAACTACTTCTTCAGCCGCGATCAGTTCGTTCCGCCGACGCCCTTCGAACTCCAGCAATCGGTAGTGGACTGCATGGACAAGCTGGACATCCCGCGCGTCGAAGTGCTGGACTTTAACTGGTGGAACCAGACGGCTGTTCGGTTTCCCTGCGCAGGCCGGTGCTTCCTCCAGGCGTCGGACCTGTTTGACGATCGCGCCGGACTGGTGTGGGACCGACTGTACGTGGCCTTTGGGCGGCAAGAGCAGCGGGAGACGTTCCTCGAGCGGTTGTACCACCTGGTGGAGGAAGTGCGAACCAGTGCCGCGCGGAGTCCGTGCGATGTGGCCAATCAGATGATCAAACCCCTGCAGGAGTACCTGCTGCCGATCTTTGGGCTGACTTATCTGAGCGGGGTGCACTTGCAGTACGATTTGAAGATTGTGTGA